A window of Streptomyces sp. SAI-127 contains these coding sequences:
- a CDS encoding LLM class flavin-dependent oxidoreductase — translation MTTGQLHLNAFLMNTGHHEASWRLPESDPFAHVSLDHYVRLARIAERGTFDSLFLADGPQLWSNLAQRPAGALEPLTLLTALATATEHIGLIATASTSYNSPYNLARKFASLDIISGGRAGWNIVTTAGREAARNFGLEHEPAHADRYARAGEFLDVALKLWDSWEDDAIVGDKAAGVWGDDTKVHPPRHQGTYFSVEGALNVPRTPQGYPLLVQAGSSEDGKEFASRYAEAVFTAQQTIEDARAFYADLKSRTAAAGRDPDHIKVLPGIVPVIGATEAEALAKERELEDHIVHHHGVATLERLLQLPAGSLELDRLLPSDLPPESAVEGAKSRYTLVVELARRDRLTVRQLIGRLGGGRGHLTFAGTPEQVADAIETWFTQGAADGFNIMPPVLPSGLDAFVDHVVPILRTRGLLRTEYGPRQTLRERYGLPRPANQYAQPVHA, via the coding sequence ATGACCACCGGACAGCTCCACCTCAACGCGTTCCTGATGAACACCGGCCACCACGAGGCCTCCTGGCGCCTCCCCGAGAGCGACCCGTTCGCGCACGTCTCACTCGACCACTACGTCCGCCTGGCCCGGATCGCCGAGCGCGGCACCTTCGACTCGCTCTTCCTGGCCGACGGGCCGCAACTGTGGAGCAACCTCGCCCAGCGGCCCGCCGGCGCTCTGGAGCCGCTCACCCTGCTGACCGCGCTGGCGACGGCCACCGAGCACATCGGGCTGATCGCGACCGCCTCGACCTCCTACAACTCCCCCTACAACCTGGCCCGGAAGTTCGCCTCGCTGGACATCATCAGCGGCGGCCGGGCGGGCTGGAACATCGTCACCACCGCGGGCAGGGAGGCCGCCCGCAACTTCGGTCTGGAGCACGAGCCCGCGCACGCGGACCGGTACGCCCGGGCCGGCGAGTTCCTCGACGTGGCGCTCAAGCTCTGGGACAGCTGGGAGGACGACGCGATCGTCGGCGACAAGGCCGCCGGCGTCTGGGGCGACGACACGAAGGTCCATCCGCCCCGGCACCAGGGGACGTACTTCAGCGTCGAGGGCGCGCTCAACGTGCCCCGCACGCCCCAGGGTTACCCCCTGCTCGTGCAGGCGGGCTCCAGCGAGGACGGCAAGGAGTTCGCGTCCCGGTACGCGGAGGCGGTGTTCACCGCCCAGCAGACCATCGAGGACGCCCGGGCCTTCTACGCCGATCTCAAGTCCCGTACCGCCGCGGCCGGCCGGGACCCCGACCACATCAAGGTGCTCCCCGGCATCGTCCCCGTCATCGGCGCCACGGAGGCCGAGGCGCTCGCGAAGGAGCGGGAGCTGGAGGACCACATCGTGCACCACCACGGCGTGGCCACCCTGGAGCGGCTGCTGCAACTACCCGCAGGCTCCCTGGAGTTGGACCGGCTGCTCCCTTCCGACCTGCCGCCCGAGTCCGCCGTGGAGGGCGCCAAGAGCCGCTACACGCTCGTCGTGGAGCTGGCCCGGCGCGACCGTCTCACCGTGCGGCAGCTGATCGGGCGGCTCGGCGGCGGGCGCGGCCATCTCACCTTCGCCGGTACGCCCGAGCAGGTCGCCGACGCCATCGAGACCTGGTTCACGCAGGGCGCCGCCGACGGCTTCAACATCATGCCCCCGGTCCTGCCGTCCGGCCTGGACGCGTTCGTCGACCACGTCGTCCCGATCCTGCGCACCCGCGGTCTGCTCCGCACCGAGTACGGCCCGCGGCAGACCCTGCGGGAGCGCTACGGCCTTCCGCGCCCCGCGAACCAGTACGCCCAGCCCGTCCACGCCTAG
- a CDS encoding SAM-dependent methyltransferase, with product MTEIDTSVPHSARIWNYWLGGKDNYPVDEAAGDAYTAVFPGIVTIARSSRAFLGRSIRYLVEEAGVRQFLDVGTGLPTVDNTHEVAQRFAPESKIVYVDNDPLVLAHARALLTSTPEGETAYEDLTLYEPEKILDAASRTLDLTRPTALILSGILGHVTDYDLARDLVRRLVAGLPSGSYLCVNDGSRGTDPDYEQAQDAYNETGAVPYILRPVDRIEAFFEGLDLVDPGVVSVPLWRPDGDSAPAPIGQHGGVGRKA from the coding sequence ATGACGGAGATCGACACCTCGGTGCCGCATTCGGCCCGGATCTGGAACTACTGGCTCGGCGGCAAGGACAACTACCCCGTCGACGAGGCGGCCGGCGACGCCTACACGGCCGTCTTCCCCGGCATCGTCACGATCGCCCGGAGCAGCCGCGCCTTTCTCGGCCGCAGCATCCGGTACCTGGTCGAGGAGGCGGGCGTCCGCCAGTTCCTGGACGTCGGCACCGGGCTGCCCACGGTCGACAACACCCACGAGGTCGCCCAGCGCTTCGCCCCCGAATCGAAGATCGTCTACGTCGACAACGACCCGCTGGTCCTCGCCCACGCCCGCGCCCTGCTCACCTCCACACCGGAGGGCGAGACGGCGTACGAGGACCTGACGCTCTACGAGCCGGAGAAGATCCTGGACGCGGCCTCCCGGACCCTCGACCTCACCCGCCCGACCGCCCTGATCCTCAGCGGCATCCTCGGCCATGTCACCGACTACGACCTGGCCCGCGACCTGGTCCGCCGGCTGGTGGCGGGCCTGCCCTCCGGCAGCTACCTCTGCGTCAACGACGGCTCCCGCGGCACCGACCCGGACTACGAGCAGGCCCAGGACGCCTACAACGAGACCGGCGCGGTGCCCTACATCCTGCGTCCGGTCGACAGGATCGAGGCGTTCTTCGAGGGCCTGGACCTGGTGGACCCGGGCGTGGTCTCGGTCCCGCTGTGGCGCCCGGACGGCGACTCGGCCCCCGCTCCCATCGGCCAGCACGGCGGCGTGGGACGCAAGGCCTGA
- a CDS encoding histidine phosphatase family protein, translating into MSTTLLLARHGQTIWHAENRYAGVSDIGLTDEGRAQAAALGRWAAVHRPDAIWTSPLSRAIATADPACRALGIVPRREPDLRECDFGVVEGRTLAEFAAEVPDAAEAFRADPVTYPFPGAEDPLEAAARGAGALRGIAAAHPDERVLVVAHNTLLRLVLCTLLSIPLGEYRRVFPRLRNAAISELRLGEDGSAALLSLNVPCEPDRS; encoded by the coding sequence ATGAGCACGACCCTGCTGCTGGCCCGGCACGGACAGACCATCTGGCACGCCGAGAACCGTTACGCGGGGGTGAGCGACATCGGGCTCACCGACGAGGGCCGCGCCCAGGCGGCGGCGCTCGGCCGGTGGGCCGCCGTGCACCGCCCCGACGCGATCTGGACGTCCCCCCTCTCGCGGGCGATCGCCACCGCCGACCCCGCCTGCCGTGCCCTCGGCATCGTCCCGCGGCGCGAACCCGACCTCAGGGAGTGCGACTTCGGGGTGGTGGAGGGCCGTACCCTCGCGGAGTTCGCCGCCGAGGTCCCCGACGCGGCCGAGGCGTTCCGGGCGGACCCGGTGACGTATCCCTTCCCCGGCGCGGAGGACCCGCTCGAGGCCGCCGCCCGTGGAGCCGGCGCCCTGCGCGGCATCGCCGCCGCCCACCCCGATGAGCGGGTCCTGGTCGTCGCCCACAACACCCTGCTGCGGCTGGTGCTGTGCACGCTGCTGTCGATCCCGCTCGGTGAGTACCGCAGAGTGTTCCCGCGGTTGCGCAACGCGGCGATCTCCGAGCTCCGCCTCGGCGAAGACGGATCCGCCGCACTTCTCTCACTCAATGTGCCGTGCGAGCCGGACAGGTCGTAG
- a CDS encoding TauD/TfdA family dioxygenase, producing MSGIEIRKVTARIGAHISGVDISRPLDEETAAALRDALNVHKALVFSDVNLDDEGQQAFARQFGELTTAHPTVPAVDGAPNVLPVDSEEGRAANNWHTDVTFVLNPPQASTLRSLTIPPYGGETLIANSAAAYRNLPEPLRRLADGLWAEHTNDYDYAVPEETVDEEQAARRAQFTSIKFRTAHPVVRVHPLTGERGLFIGGFAQRIVGLSVGESRKVLDLLQAYVTRPENLLRHRWSENQLVLFDNRITQHYAVDNYDGLPRRLHRVTVAGDVPVGIEGKESYSIEGDASHYSAVAA from the coding sequence ATGTCCGGTATCGAGATCCGCAAGGTCACCGCCCGCATCGGCGCCCACATCTCCGGCGTCGACATCTCCAGGCCGCTCGACGAGGAGACGGCCGCCGCCCTGCGGGACGCGCTCAACGTCCACAAGGCGCTCGTCTTCAGTGACGTGAACCTCGACGACGAGGGTCAGCAGGCCTTCGCCCGGCAGTTCGGCGAGCTCACCACCGCCCACCCGACCGTGCCCGCCGTGGACGGCGCCCCGAACGTCCTGCCCGTCGACAGTGAAGAGGGACGCGCCGCCAACAACTGGCACACCGACGTCACGTTCGTCCTCAACCCGCCGCAGGCCAGCACCCTGCGCAGCCTGACGATCCCGCCGTACGGCGGCGAGACGCTGATCGCCAACTCGGCCGCCGCGTACCGGAATCTGCCGGAGCCGCTGCGCAGGCTGGCGGACGGTCTGTGGGCCGAGCACACCAACGACTACGACTACGCCGTACCGGAGGAGACGGTGGACGAGGAACAGGCCGCCCGGCGAGCCCAGTTCACGTCGATCAAGTTCCGCACGGCCCATCCGGTGGTCCGGGTGCACCCGCTGACCGGTGAACGCGGTCTTTTCATCGGCGGGTTCGCGCAGCGGATCGTCGGCCTGTCGGTGGGTGAGTCCCGCAAGGTCCTCGACCTGCTCCAGGCGTACGTGACCCGGCCGGAGAACCTGCTGCGGCACCGCTGGTCGGAGAACCAGCTCGTGCTCTTCGACAACCGCATCACCCAGCACTACGCCGTCGACAACTACGACGGTCTGCCGCGCCGGCTGCACCGGGTGACCGTCGCCGGGGACGTGCCCGTGGGCATCGAGGGCAAGGAGAGCTACTCGATCGAGGGCGACGCCTCGCACTACTCCGCCGTAGCGGCGTAG
- a CDS encoding amino acid permease, which produces MPRTTVKAPQEPDASLTHGLKQRHLSMIALGGVIGAGLFVGSGAGIAAAGPSIVLAYTLSGLLVMLVMRMLGEMSAAYPSSGSFSAHAERAFGPWAGFTAGWSFWILLCTAVGLEGIGAAKIVTGWLPGTPEWAWVALFMVVFCVTNLAAVKNFGEFEFWFAALKVGAIGLFLILGALAIAGGLPGTDAPGTAHLTGRGGLFPGGGEGLVVGLLASVFAYGGLETVTIAAAESEDPVRGVASAVRTAMWRIALFYIGSMAVIVTLVPWDSKAVVEKGPYVAALDELGIPGAGQLMNVVVLIALLSAMNANIYGSSRIAYSLVERGLGPRTLGRVLGGVPRVAVLASSVFGFVCVALSYWRPDDVFAWLLNMIGAVILVVWGFIAVSQLRLRRALEREAPERLAVRTWAFPYLTWVALAGMVSILVLMAREPDTRVQLYWTGGMTLVLAGAGYAWQRARTEA; this is translated from the coding sequence ATGCCCCGCACCACCGTCAAGGCTCCACAAGAGCCCGACGCCTCCCTGACCCACGGCCTCAAGCAGCGCCATCTGTCGATGATCGCCCTCGGCGGGGTGATCGGCGCCGGACTGTTCGTCGGTTCCGGCGCGGGGATCGCCGCCGCCGGGCCCTCGATCGTCCTCGCCTACACGCTCTCCGGCCTCCTCGTGATGCTGGTGATGCGGATGCTCGGCGAGATGTCGGCCGCGTATCCCTCCTCCGGCTCCTTCTCCGCGCACGCCGAGCGGGCGTTCGGCCCCTGGGCGGGCTTCACCGCCGGCTGGTCCTTCTGGATCCTGCTGTGCACGGCCGTGGGCCTGGAGGGCATCGGCGCCGCGAAGATCGTGACCGGCTGGCTGCCGGGGACCCCCGAATGGGCCTGGGTGGCCCTGTTCATGGTGGTCTTCTGCGTCACGAACCTGGCCGCGGTGAAGAACTTCGGCGAGTTCGAGTTCTGGTTCGCGGCCCTGAAGGTGGGCGCGATCGGCCTGTTCCTGATCCTCGGGGCGCTGGCGATCGCCGGTGGCCTGCCCGGCACGGACGCCCCGGGCACCGCGCACCTCACCGGCCGCGGGGGCCTCTTCCCGGGCGGCGGCGAGGGCCTGGTCGTCGGCCTGCTCGCGTCCGTCTTCGCGTACGGCGGCCTGGAGACGGTCACCATCGCGGCCGCCGAGTCCGAGGACCCGGTACGTGGCGTGGCGAGCGCGGTCCGGACGGCGATGTGGCGCATCGCGCTGTTCTACATCGGGTCGATGGCGGTCATCGTCACCCTGGTCCCCTGGGACTCGAAGGCGGTCGTGGAGAAGGGCCCGTACGTCGCCGCCCTCGACGAACTGGGCATCCCGGGAGCGGGGCAGCTCATGAACGTGGTCGTCCTGATCGCCCTCCTCTCCGCGATGAACGCAAACATCTACGGCTCCTCCCGCATCGCCTACTCCCTGGTCGAGCGGGGCCTCGGCCCCCGCACCCTGGGCCGCGTCCTCGGCGGTGTCCCACGCGTCGCGGTTCTCGCCTCCAGCGTCTTCGGCTTCGTCTGCGTGGCCCTCAGTTACTGGCGTCCCGACGACGTCTTCGCCTGGCTCCTCAACATGATCGGCGCGGTCATCCTCGTCGTCTGGGGTTTCATCGCCGTCTCCCAGCTACGGCTGCGCCGCGCCCTGGAGCGCGAAGCCCCCGAGCGGCTTGCCGTCCGCACCTGGGCCTTCCCCTACCTGACCTGGGTCGCCCTGGCGGGCATGGTCTCGATCCTCGTCCTGATGGCCCGCGAACCGGACACCCGCGTGCAGTTGTACTGGACGGGCGGCATGACGCTGGTCCTGGCGGGCGCGGGGTACGCCTGGCAGAGGGCGCGTACCGAGGCCTGA
- a CDS encoding FGGY-family carbohydrate kinase → MTDENETVWLGIDLGTQSVRALAVTAGGTVRGRGSAPLGGRREGGRHEQDPGEWWEAVRTASRSALLTLTGVRIGGLAVCGTSGTVLLTDVEGRPTSPALMYDDARAAGEAARLREAGLAVQDTWALPKALWLVGAHGKGRVTHQPDIVTARLIGRPVPADSSHALKTGYDLERDAWPDIALDLPEVVLPGTRLGEVCPAAAEATGIPAGTPVIAGMTDGCAAQIAAGALRHGSWNSVLGTTLVLKGAAPEPVRDPTGVVYNHRAPGGTWLPGGASSVGAGALPADVDPVAMDERAAAFEPSGAVAYPLVSRGERFPFLAPDATALLLGTPADDADRWAGLLQGVGFAERLCLDYLHHLGAPLDGPLTFTGGAARSPYWNQLRADILGRPARVPEQTEPALGMAALALHGTTGTPLAEAAEHMVRIRTVVEPRPGRTALFAEPYARLVGELSERGWLSAQVAAHARARLDQDTTAS, encoded by the coding sequence ATGACAGACGAGAACGAGACGGTGTGGCTGGGGATCGATCTCGGCACACAGAGCGTCCGCGCGCTGGCGGTCACAGCCGGCGGAACCGTGCGGGGCCGGGGTTCCGCCCCGCTCGGCGGCCGGCGCGAGGGCGGGCGGCACGAGCAGGATCCGGGGGAGTGGTGGGAGGCCGTGCGCACGGCGTCCCGTTCCGCGCTCCTCACCCTGACGGGCGTACGGATCGGTGGGCTCGCGGTGTGCGGGACGTCCGGGACGGTGCTGCTGACGGACGTGGAGGGACGGCCGACGAGCCCGGCGCTCATGTACGACGACGCACGCGCGGCGGGCGAGGCGGCACGGCTGCGGGAGGCGGGGCTCGCGGTGCAGGACACGTGGGCGCTGCCGAAGGCGCTGTGGCTCGTTGGCGCGCACGGGAAGGGCCGGGTCACCCACCAGCCCGACATCGTCACCGCCCGGCTGATCGGCAGGCCGGTGCCGGCCGACTCCAGCCATGCCCTCAAGACGGGCTACGACCTCGAGCGCGACGCCTGGCCGGATATCGCGCTGGACCTCCCCGAGGTCGTCCTGCCCGGCACCCGGCTCGGCGAGGTCTGCCCGGCCGCCGCGGAGGCGACCGGCATCCCCGCCGGGACCCCGGTCATCGCCGGGATGACCGACGGCTGTGCGGCCCAGATCGCGGCGGGCGCCCTGCGGCACGGATCCTGGAACTCGGTGCTCGGTACCACCCTCGTGCTCAAGGGGGCCGCCCCGGAGCCGGTGCGGGACCCCACCGGCGTGGTCTACAACCACCGCGCGCCGGGCGGTACCTGGCTGCCCGGCGGGGCGTCGAGCGTGGGCGCGGGGGCGCTGCCGGCGGACGTGGACCCGGTGGCCATGGACGAACGGGCCGCCGCCTTCGAGCCGTCCGGCGCGGTCGCCTACCCGCTGGTCTCGCGGGGCGAGCGGTTCCCGTTCCTGGCCCCGGACGCCACCGCCCTCCTCCTCGGCACGCCCGCCGACGACGCCGACCGCTGGGCCGGGCTCCTCCAGGGCGTCGGGTTCGCGGAGCGCCTGTGCCTGGACTACCTGCACCACCTGGGCGCCCCGCTCGACGGCCCCCTCACCTTCACCGGCGGCGCGGCCCGCAGCCCGTACTGGAACCAGCTCCGCGCCGACATCCTCGGCCGCCCGGCCCGCGTACCCGAACAGACCGAACCGGCCCTGGGAATGGCCGCGTTGGCGCTGCACGGCACTACGGGCACCCCCCTGGCGGAGGCCGCCGAGCACATGGTCCGCATCCGCACGGTCGTGGAACCGCGCCCCGGCCGCACGGCGCTCTTCGCCGAGCCGTACGCCCGTCTCGTCGGCGAACTCAGCGAGCGCGGCTGGCTCTCGGCGCAGGTGGCGGCCCACGCGCGCGCCCGACTCGACCAGGACACCACGGCATCCTGA